Proteins encoded within one genomic window of Chrysemys picta bellii isolate R12L10 chromosome 6, ASM1138683v2, whole genome shotgun sequence:
- the LOC122173747 gene encoding forkhead box protein D4 — MSRQLGVRGSDGEDDEEEEIGSVGAEEVEGDRGVQGQPRRSGEPEGKPPYSYIALITMAILQSPQQKLPLSGICAFIRGRFPYYRRRFPAWQNSIRHNLSLNDCFVKLPREPGSPGKGSYWGLDPASQGMFDNGSFLRRRKRFKRPPPAPAPALLCPPCALLPPEPLRYVPPEAGLPLPPACPLPRRRAAGCALQLGVLLLREQETAGAQQAAAPPGRGCSFSIESILMGSEPAPSPLLRPAAAWACGTQLLPHAPCLLPAALLGAASPWDTASCAPGAGKGARLLRPSPGAAAALLGCQPVPGPARLLPLGAAAGGSPAAF, encoded by the coding sequence ATGAGCCGGCAGCTGGGCGTGCGGGGCTCGGATGGGGAGGACGACGAGGAGGAGGAGATCGGCAGCGTGGGGGccgaggaggtggaaggggacaGGGGCGTCCAGGGGCAGCCCCGCCGGTCGGGAGAGCCCGAGGGGAAGCCGCCCTACTCCTACATCGCGCTCATCACCATGGCCATCCTGCAGAGCCCGCAGCAGAAGCTGCCGCTGAGCGGCATCTGCGCCTTCATCCGCGGCCGCTTCCCCTACTACCGGCGGCGCTTCCCCGCCTGGCAGAACAGCATCCGCCACAACCTCTCGCTCAACGACTGCTTCGTCAAGCTGCCGCGGGAGCCGGGCAGCCCGGGCAAGGGCAGCTACTGGGGCCTGGACCCGGCCTCGCAGGGCATGTTCGACAACGGCAGCTTCCTCCGCCGCAGGAAGCGCTTCAAGCGGCCGccgcccgccccggccccggccctgctcTGCCCGCCCTGCGCCCTGCTGCCCCCCGAGCCTCTGCGCTACGTGCCGCCCGAGGCCGGGCTCccgctgccccctgcctgccccctgccgcGCCGGAGGGCAGCCGGCTGcgccctgcagctgggggtgctgctgctgcgggAGCAGGAGACAGCCGGGGCACAGCAGGCGGCCGCTCCCCCAGGCCGCGGCTGCTCCTTCAGCATCGAGAGCATCCTGATGGGCAGCGAGCCGGCCCCCAGCCCGCTGCTGCGGCCGGCCGCCGCCTGGGCTTGCGggacccagctcctgccccacgccCCCTGCCTGCTGCCTGCCGCTCTGCTAGGCGCTGCCTCGCCGTGGGACACCGCCTCCTGCGCCCCGGGGGCCGGGAAGGGTGCCCGCCTCCTCCGGCCCAGCCCTGGTGCGGCGGCGGCGTTGCTGGGCTGCCAGCCCGTCCCGGGCCCCGCCAGGCTGCTGCCCCTTGGAGCGGCTGCGGGGGGATCGCCGGCCGCCTTCTAG